GATACTTCCCTTTCAGTATCAGTGTAGAAAACGTACGCATCGCGTCCCTTGCCACAGGCATCGTGGATAATGCACATAGGAGTAGCATCAATAGTCACAAGAGCATTGGCTCCTATTTCCATGTTGAATGGGTAAAAGAAAAAGTCTCCATCTGCCACATCACGCTTTGCAAAGGTTGCAAGCTTAGTAGTGCCATCTTCAGCATAAGCTGTAAGCTCTACGTCTTTGTGAAGAGCCATCTCATATCTTCTCTGATAATTGTTTACAAAGAGATATCCTGTGTTATACTCTCTGCCATTTACATCAGTTTTTTTCTTATATCTGACTGAGCTTCGAAGATCAGTTAAATTATCAGGCTTAAGAGGATTTCCAGGCTGTGCGACATAGCCCATATCACACAGATCATTTCCAAAGTCATGAATAAAGCTCGCTATAAGCCTTACCTCTCTATAAGTACCTTCCATCTGGCCAAATTCACGAAGAGGAGCATTAAAATCATATGAATACTCAGGAAGGTCATTAGGATAGCCTGTAGCTCTGCTCTCCTGAAGAGTTGTGAGTTTCCCCTTAGGATTTGTTCCTCCGTGATACATATAATATCCCAAAAGATTAGCACCGCATCCAATCTTGGTCATGGTCATCGCAGCTGTATCAAGCCCTGTAGCTATAGGTCTTCTGTGATGGGTAACCTGAACGCCACCACCAAGCTCAGCTGTAAGGAAAGGAAACTTATCCATATCAAAAGTAATTCCAGCGCCAAGTCCGTGATCTGATCCGATGTTATGGTCATTTCTCTCTCTTGTAAAAATATAGTTTCCGCTTGGTTCTATCTCTGTAAGTCTCTGATCCCACGGAGCCTCGCAGTAGCCGCCCATGACCGGGAGCATTCCTCCTGTAACAGCGCCTCCCCAGCCTGTAGCTGTGTATATAGGAGTAATAAAGCCAATCTCCTGCGCCATTTTCTTAAGAATCTGCATATGTTTCTCACCTTCATCGCCGGTGAGACCTCCACAGTGTCCAAACTCATTTTCTATCTGTATTCCTATAACAGGACCATCATCTTTGATAAAATATCCCTTAGCCTGCTCATAGGTTTTGGAATAAAAGTTTCTCACATGCTCAAGGTACTGCGGAGCATTGCTTCTGACTTCATAGCCTTTTTCCCTTGCATCCTCCAAAAGCCAGTCAGGGAAGCCGCCATTTCTGGCCTCTCCGTGTGCCCATGGGCCAATCCTTAAAATGCTGTACATTCCAACTTTTTTGACAGTCTCAAGGAAATCCCTAAGACATCTGTCGCCTGTAAAATCGAATTCACCCTGTATCTCTTCATGATGTATCCAGATAACATAAAGAGAAACTATATCTATGCCACCAGCCTTCATTTTACAAAGCTCCTGCTCCCAGTTTTTCTTGGGGTATCTGCTAAAATGCATCTCTCCCATCATAGGGAACCATCTTTTCCCATCAACAAGAAGGCTTACATTGTCAAAACCAACCTTCGACTCAGAAGTTATCTTCATAACTTTTCTCCTCATTCTCTCCTATACAATACATGGGCGGTGATCAGTAAAATCATCGCCCATGGCTTATCACTTAGTACTTTCTTTTAAAATTACTTCGTAATTCTTGAGCATCTTGCTCTGAGCATTCTCTCCTGCTATTATCGCCAGCAGAGTTCTGGCCGCCTCAGCTCCAAGATTTCTGTCGTTAAAATTAAGGGATGTAACTGAAGGAACAGTACTCTCAAGAAGCGAGCTATTATAAAAAGACGCAACCCGCAGATCATCGGGAATTCTTATATGTTCATCACGGCATCTTGAAATAACCTCTCCTGCGATACTGTCATCCATACAGATAACACCGTCTATATTTTTCTTAAGAAGCGTTTTGATAATACCGCCTATTTTGATATTATTCTCAATATCCAGATAGACAAGATTCTGATCAACTTCAAGTCCCATACTCTCAAAAGCATCAACAAAACCCTCGTATCTGGTCCTGGTAATAATATGGTTGGTAGAACCACCTATCAGTGCAAGCTTCCTGAGTCCTTTTGCAAGCAGTATAGATGTAAGTTCCTTGCACGCTCCAAGATTGTCATTGTCCACAGTAATAATATCAGGATCATCAGTCTTACCGATGGCAACAAAGGGAACCCCCGACTCTTTGAGATACATTGCCGGTGTATCATTGACCATTGTTCTGGTCAGCACAACGCCATCAACCTTATGATTCTCAATTATTCTCTTCAAACTGGACAGATCATCACCTGCAATAAGCGACACCACTATATCATAACCAAAACTCGATGTGATCTCACTCATTCCTATCATACATCTCTGGAAAAAAGGAAGATCTACAGCGTTATAATCACAGGGCCAGACGACGCCGATATTAAAAGTCCTCTGCTGAGCAAGCGCCCTGGCCATGACATTAGGCCTGTAATTGTGCTTTTCAATAAATTCCATAACCTTGGCTCTGGTACTGTTGCCGACTCTTCCCTTTCCGGAAATAGCCCTGGAAACAGTAGTCTTGGAAATACCAAGAGCCTTGGCCACGTCATCAATTGTAATTTTATCGTCAGTCATATATTCTCACCATAATTCACAAGGAACATACTCTTCTCTGGGATTCTCTGGGATTCACACTAACCTCGAAAGTACCTCGGTAAGTGTTCACCCATGGCTCGCACTAGCTTCGACAGTACCTCAGCAAGTGCTCTGCTCAGCCCTTTACCGCTCCACCAGTAACACCCTCTACGTAGTATTTCTGAAGGAACATGAACAAAATTGTAACAGGAACCGCAACAACAATTCCACCTGCGCAGAATCTTGTGAAGTAACCCTGATAGTCCCCTACAACCATCCATCTCTGCATGGCAACTGCTACATTGTAACTTGCATCATGTCCAAAAGCAATATATGAAGCAAAAACGTAATCACACCATGGTCCCATAAATGCTACAAGAGCTGTGTAAATGATAATTGGCTTAGCCATAGGGATTATCATCTGGAAAAAGACTCTTGCGCGGGAAGCACCGTCAATTCTGGCTGCCTCATCAAGTGCCTTGGGAATCGTGTCAAAGTAACCCTTACATACGTAGTAGCCCATACCTGAGCTTGCTACAGATACAAGAATGAGTCCCGGAATAGCGCCTGCCTGAGTAAGTCCCATCTGTTTGAGAAGGAAATACAGACAGATCATTGTAAGGAATCCAGGGAACATTCCCAGAACCAGCCAGAATCTCATAAGGAATGTTCTTCCGGCAAATCTCATTCGTGAAAGTGCATAACTTACGCAAAGAACAATACATGTGTTAAACAGTGATACAAATATAGAGATAACAAGTGTATTGGCATACCATCTAACATAATTGGTCTGGCCATTAAACAAAAACCTGTAGTTATCAAGCGAAAATGTGTGAGGAATTATGTAGTCTACAACTCCGCCATACTCTATAGAAGCATCAAAAGATCTAAAGCTTGCCATAAGAAGTCCAAAATATGGGAACAGCCATATAAGGCTTATGACAATAAGTAAAACATAGCCGAAGAAATTGCCTACAGCTCTTTTTCTTTTCATAGAACTCATATTAGTATTAGCCATTATTGGAAGCCCTCCTCGTCCTTGACAGATGGTAATAAGTTATAAACAACAAGGCTGATTCCAGCAGTTACAACGAATACCATGATACCTATTACGGCAGCCATACGGTAATTGGTATCGTTAATAGTCATCTTATAAAGCCATGTTATAAGAAGATCCGTACGT
The sequence above is a segment of the Butyrivibrio proteoclasticus B316 genome. Coding sequences within it:
- a CDS encoding LacI family DNA-binding transcriptional regulator, with amino-acid sequence MTDDKITIDDVAKALGISKTTVSRAISGKGRVGNSTRAKVMEFIEKHNYRPNVMARALAQQRTFNIGVVWPCDYNAVDLPFFQRCMIGMSEITSSFGYDIVVSLIAGDDLSSLKRIIENHKVDGVVLTRTMVNDTPAMYLKESGVPFVAIGKTDDPDIITVDNDNLGACKELTSILLAKGLRKLALIGGSTNHIITRTRYEGFVDAFESMGLEVDQNLVYLDIENNIKIGGIIKTLLKKNIDGVICMDDSIAGEVISRCRDEHIRIPDDLRVASFYNSSLLESTVPSVTSLNFNDRNLGAEAARTLLAIIAGENAQSKMLKNYEVILKESTK
- a CDS encoding beta-galactosidase, coding for MKITSESKVGFDNVSLLVDGKRWFPMMGEMHFSRYPKKNWEQELCKMKAGGIDIVSLYVIWIHHEEIQGEFDFTGDRCLRDFLETVKKVGMYSILRIGPWAHGEARNGGFPDWLLEDAREKGYEVRSNAPQYLEHVRNFYSKTYEQAKGYFIKDDGPVIGIQIENEFGHCGGLTGDEGEKHMQILKKMAQEIGFITPIYTATGWGGAVTGGMLPVMGGYCEAPWDQRLTEIEPSGNYIFTRERNDHNIGSDHGLGAGITFDMDKFPFLTAELGGGVQVTHHRRPIATGLDTAAMTMTKIGCGANLLGYYMYHGGTNPKGKLTTLQESRATGYPNDLPEYSYDFNAPLREFGQMEGTYREVRLIASFIHDFGNDLCDMGYVAQPGNPLKPDNLTDLRSSVRYKKKTDVNGREYNTGYLFVNNYQRRYEMALHKDVELTAYAEDGTTKLATFAKRDVADGDFFFYPFNMEIGANALVTIDATPMCIIHDACGKGRDAYVFYTDTEREVSMDVQGDLDGNRIIVLSREEAVHASKVVIDGREHLIISAAEAVTDACGDVNLFFETEQDSGLVFRVYPEIAGELNKFACRKGACDEGEYTTSDAFAMYESNEVYKNTAKVSFELTGNENDVLRYKFSVTNMSPDANEVYAHLDFTGDIGKLIIDGEIATDTFYTGQLWEIGLKRYADSALDAEILITPLTEKDKERMYLQEWPKMIDGKACILKEIRLSTQYSIKIA
- a CDS encoding sugar ABC transporter permease; its protein translation is MANTNMSSMKRKRAVGNFFGYVLLIVISLIWLFPYFGLLMASFRSFDASIEYGGVVDYIIPHTFSLDNYRFLFNGQTNYVRWYANTLVISIFVSLFNTCIVLCVSYALSRMRFAGRTFLMRFWLVLGMFPGFLTMICLYFLLKQMGLTQAGAIPGLILVSVASSGMGYYVCKGYFDTIPKALDEAARIDGASRARVFFQMIIPMAKPIIIYTALVAFMGPWCDYVFASYIAFGHDASYNVAVAMQRWMVVGDYQGYFTRFCAGGIVVAVPVTILFMFLQKYYVEGVTGGAVKG